The Methanobacteriaceae archaeon DNA window ACTAGCAGTTGGTTCATCAAGTAATAACAATTTAGGCCTTCTAGATAAAGCTCTTGCAATTAGAACACGCTGCATCTCACCTCCAGATAAATTTCCAATTTGTTTATCCTTAAAATCAGCCATTTTAACTGCTTTAAGAGATTCCATGACATATTTTTCATCTTTATTATTGTAATCCTTGAAAATTCCATTATATCTACCCATCATGACCGTATCAAACACATTAATGGGAAAATCAGATTCCAAGTGAGTTATTTGAGGCAAATACCCAATTTTAGTTCTTGCTTCTTCAGGAGCAGTATTAAAAACCGACACAGTGCCATTCTCGGGTTTTAATAATCCCATTATAATTTTTAGCAATGTGCTTTTTCCACCGCCATTAGGACCAATTATTGCTAAAAAATCATTATTTTTTATAGAAAGAGTTATATCTTCAAGAATATAATTATCCTTAATTTTATAGCTCATATTTTTAATTGAGACCACATTAGAAGACATTAAATCACCATACGTCACAATCTAATAATTTATTTTATAAAGATTCATTGATTAATCCAATTTAAGTTCCTATTTAAATAGAATTTATTATTTCACCCATTTTCGAAGGCCTTGACAATTTTTCTCATATTAAAGACATAGTCTGGTGAAAGTTCATCTATAAAAACAACTTTAGCACCAATTTCAGAAGCTATGACCTCTGAACTTCTCGTATTATACTGAGGTGAAACAAATATTGCCGTAATATTATCTTTTTTGGATAAATCAATAATATTCATCATTTCTTTAGGCGTTGGATCTTTTCCTTCCTTTTCAATCGCTATTTGAGTCATTCCATAATCCTGGCAGAAATATCCCCATGAAGGATGATAAACCAATATTTTTGACCCTTTTTGATTAAAAAGCTCATTAGTGATATTTTTATCAAGTTGCCTTAGTTCTTTCAAGTAGTTTTCTTTATTAATTAAATAATATTCCTTATTTTCTGGGTCAATTTTTACCAGACCTTGATAAATATTTTCAACCATTATTTGGGCATTTTTGGGCGAAACCCATACATGAGGATCAGATTCAATTTCAGCATTAGAATTATTTTCCGTATTTTTTTCAATACTTGGAATAAAATTAACCCCCTTAGAATCATTTATGATAAGCATATTACGATTAAGAGATTTTATTTTATCAATCCAAGTTATTTCAAAGTCAATCCCCGACCCTACCTGAACATACATTTGAGCATTAGCAATCTGCTCCATTTGGCTGGCTTTTGGTTCATAAGTATGTGGATCAGCTCCGGGAGGAACCATGATGATTACCTGGACTTTATCACCACCCACTTTCTCAATGAATTCTTTTTGAGGTAAAACCGATGCTGCAACAACAATTTTAGTGTTAGATACATTTGAAGTATTATTATTATTATTATTCAAAAAATTATGATAATTAGAAAAATAAATTAGTACACTTGAAACAGTTAAAATTATTAAAACTACAATAAAAAGAATCTTAAAGTCTTTTTCCATGTAATTCCTCTAATAGCATAGCTCTAAAAGGGCCCTAATAATTTTTTAAGACCTTGAAAGTTAAGATAATAAATTTATTAATATTTCTTAATTTAATATATAATATTTATTAATATTTATAATTAATCTTAATAAAATTTATGAAAACATTTATAAATAGTTATTAAAAAAATTATGGCTATGACAATAATAAGCATATCCCTAAATGAAAAACTTTTAGGAGAATTAGACTCTCTAAAAGAAGATATGGGATTTTCTGGCAGATCCGATGTTATTAGAGCCGCTGCTAGAATGTTAATTGATGATAACCGACAAAGCAAAAATATCTCAGGAAATGTGAATGCTGTAATTTTTTTAATACATAGTCAAAAAGTTGAAGATAAAGTAACTGAGGTTAAACACAACTATGAAGACATCATAAATACTCAAATACACAGTCATTTAAAAGAGGGAAATTGTCTTGAAATATTCATTTTAGAAGGTGATGCTTTGCGAATAAAAGACCTTGCTCGGAAGTTTAGAAACTGTGGGAAAATGGAGCATCTCAAGGTGATTGTTTTTTAGATTAGTATAAAATAATAAACAAATATCAATATTTAAAAAAAATAATTAAATAATATTGAAATAAATAATATTGAGTAGATTTATCTAATTCATTTTAATTATTCAGAGTCCCGATATTCATGCTTAAATGTAGCATCATACAATTTAGATGCTTTGAAGTCTCCTGGATCTAAAACCGGGCCCACCACAATCATAGCTGTTTTTTTAATTCCAGCATCAACTACTTTTTTAGAAATATTTTCCAGAGTACCTCTAACAACTATTTCTTCTGGCCAGGAAGCTTTCTGAACAACACCCACTGGAGTATCCAAAGGATAATGACTCAAAAGATCTTCTACCACATTTTTTATCATATGAACGCCTAAAAATATGCACATAGTCGCCTGATGACTGGCCAGACTAGATATTGATTCTTTTGAAGGTTTAGGGGTTCTACCTTCAGGTCGAGTGATAATCACAGTCTGTGAAATTTCAGGAAGGGTTAATTCAGATCTTAAAGCAGCTGCTGTTGCAAAAAGAGAACTTACTCCTGGAATTATATCATATTCAATTCCTTTTTTATCCAGTTCTCGAATCTGTTCCCCAATAGCACCATAAATAGCCGGATCGCCCGTATGGACCCTGGCCACAGTTTTACCTTCTAAAACTCCACTTTCCATTAAATCAATAATTTCATTTAGATTTAAAGAAGCACTATTATGAATAGTTGCATCTTCTCGAGCACAGCTTAAAATATCTTTATTTACTAAAGAACCAGCATATATTATAATTTCTGCGTTCTCAATAACTTTATAAGCCTTGACAGTAAGTAGTTCCGGGTCGCCAGGACCTCCACCGATGAAAATCACTTTTCCACTCATAGTTTCACTTTACACTGATTTTAATATGTTTAAATTAGTTATTGAATTATTTTAAGATTATATAATACTATATCAATTAAATATAATTTTTTAATTAAAATATAAATTATAAAAATTCATTAATTAAAAATTCCATCAAATTTTTGAATTTTGTTTCGTAGAATCTGGTTTAATATTAATTTTTTCTTCATAAATCTCTATTACACCATAAGGACACTCTTTTATGCAAATTTCACAAACTCCACAAGAAGCTGGGTCAATTTCAGCTTTTCCATTATTATCAACAAAAACGGTTTCATCTCCCGCCCTCACATTAGGACAGGCCGCACGGCATAAATAATCACAGTCTTCCCCACCCAAACACACTTCATTATCCACCACCGCAGATTTGAGAGTAAAACCTAAAGCCCTTTTTACAGATTCTTTGGTTTTATAACCTGCCAGATGCATAATCGTATCTCCCACCATTGGATCAGTGTTCATAGAGGCCAGACAGGGATAATTATGAAATTTATTTCCGGATTCAAATTCGGCATCTTCAATAGGCAACCCCAGCAGTTTTTCAGCTATGTGCCATGTCGAACCACAGGGAGCACCCCTAATAACAATTATACCATTTATTCTACTATCTGCATCTATTTCAAGTTTTGGTTTTCCAAAAAGCTCTGCAAATCGATCTATAAATTCATCCCCATTAGGAATTAAAGCACAAAATGGTTTAGGAAATATTATTTTAACTTCACTATTGATATTTTTAACCATAAGTTCTATTTCATTTTGAAGACCAGCTGGAATCTGTTTAGGATCATGAATAGGTACGATAACTGATTTAATACCAGTTTGAGAAATAATTTCCGGAATTACTAAATTGATATCACCAAATAGGCCAACAGATATTAGTAATTCCGCTTCTGGAAGATTTTCAGGAATGTAAGTCGAAACATCATCTAAAAACTCAGGTAAGTCATCTGAAAATTCGTAAATTCCTACAATATATTGTGCGAATCCCTTTGAAGCAATAGTATTAACAATCCTAGAGCCATATTCACCAGAACTTAAAATTACAATTTTCATTTTATCCCTTGATCAATTATTATTCTTTGTTTATTGGTTTAAATATTGATTAAATAATTATCAATTATTATTAAAACACACTTAAAAATTATTTAATAAGAATATTCATGTTTTTAAATTTTTTTTAAATATTTCGTTTAATATCTGTAAAATAGAAAATAAGCAACCAGCATTAAAATAACACCTAAAATAACACTAGTAACTAGCATATTTTTATCATTGCCAAAAATAATTGGTATGGGGCCTATTAAAATGACCCCACCAGTTTTAATTTCACTATTAGAACTTTCTTTAGTATTTTCTGAAGAAGTTGATTGAATCATACTGCCCAAAAAGATTAGCAGAATTCCAGCTACTACTACAAAAAATCCTATATTGACTAGAGTACTTCCATTAATCATTAATTAGTTCCTTTGGTCTATTTATTAGGTTATTGCTATTTATTAATTAATAAACTTAAAAATTACTGATTTTATTTAAATGGATTTAATAAATTTATTTGATATGATTTATAATTTCACAATTTTTATAATTCGCTAATTAAATATATGCCCTCAATCTTTTTCATGGTTAAAAATGTTATAAAACAATTAACTGCTCAATTACATGTTCTTCAATCATTTCCATTTGCAACATGCCATCCAGTACTTCATCCAAGTAATTTAAAAGACATTCTTCTTCATTTTCACTGCAAATTTCAGAAATACAAGGACATTGAATCTCATTAATAATCTGTTCTTTATTAAGGCCATTTACATTCTTACTTAATAAGTTAAACAATGTTAAACAAGATAAAATCTTTATTTTGTTCTTTTTTTCAACATCCAAAAGATTTAAACTCCCTTTCAAATTTTTAGCCTTTATTTCAGCATTTGGACTTTCTTGAGTGGGAATAACTGTAAGTGCATGTACTTCCTCTGATAAAAAATATTCGCCCCTACTTATATGAAATTTGTCTCTTTTAAGAACTAAGCCCCCTAAATCATCTATAAACTCAATAAATTCATTGAATTTATATAAAACTCAGGAATAAATTCTTATTTGGTACATATAATCCTCTTGGTCATTAATTAATCAGAGACAATATCAATGTTATTTGATAAAATTTGTATGAATTGATTTCAAATATGACAACAGATTAATCTAACAATAAAAATATTTATCTAAGTTCAATTAATTATAATTAACCTAAAAAAGTAATACTTTATATATATTAAATAATATAATATTTTTATGGATCAAAAGGGAGCTTTAGCAGGAGATTTTATTTTATCATTTTTTATAGCCATAATTATATCAATTGGCCTAATATCCATAGTTTCTGACAGAATAGATCATGCCAATGCAAGTGAAAAACTATCAGAAGCTAGAATACTAACTGAAAAAATAGCCAGTGCCATAAATAATGTTCAAACAGGCACAGGAAATGAATTTAAAATTAAAATGCCTGAAAAGATAGGGAATTCAAGTGATTATACCATATCCATAAATTCTTCAGGAGTTTATATTGAAATAGAAGGCTTGAAAGGGAAATCAGAGATATATCCTACAGTTATTATAAATGAAATTACAAAAAGTAGTAGCCAAGTTAAGCTTTATCCTGGAAAATCATATTTAATTCAAAATGATGTTTCAAATCTTCATTTAAAGACCATTATCATAAAAGAATGTGAAAAGTAAGACATTAAATTAAAAAGAAGAATATTAACAAATTTTTTTGAAAACAAACGAGGAGATATACATGTCAAAATTTATAGACAATCAGGGAAATATATCTATAGAATATATGCTGATTGTAGGGATGGCATTTATAATAACCTTAATGATTGTTAATTTTATAAACACCGAACAAGAACTTGGTAATGCATTAGGTGCAGCTAGATCCGGAGCTTCAGAAGGTATAAATATGAATAATTTTGCCATTTATCCTAAAGAAGCATTTAAAACCTATGAAACTGAAAAACCAACATTAATTTCACCTTCATCAATAAAAATTGTAAAAATTGAAACCAAAAATCAAGGATATAATATTAATTATAAAAAAACAAAAATTCAATTAAAGGTTTTCGTCTCTTGCACAAAACCACTTAATAGTAATGAAAAGAATTCCTTAGGAGATAGAATAAATTATAATATCCGAAAAAGCATAAGCATATGTTTTAAAACTGAAAATTTAACAAATAGTATTTATAACCCTGCTTTTTCCCCAAAATATGTTTTCACCACGGCTGATATTAAATGGATTTAAATTATTCAATTATTTTAAATAAAAATTTGTTGATAAATATTTATATTCCTCAGGTTAATATAATTATTAATAATACAAAATAAAAATTAATTTATAGAATTTATTTTCCAATGCATAAAATAACTACTCATTTTATATAATTATAAACATAAAGATAATAATAGGAATACAAATACTGGGTGAATGCATGAGTAAAACAAAAAAGGAAAAACTGGATGATGTACTTTCAGCTTTCATGCAAGTGGGACAGATTAAAGCATGTGGTATTGTATCTAAAGAAGGGTTGCTAATTAATTCCAGAGCTCCTCCAGATGTAGATGCTCGTATTTTTTCCGCACTATGTTCTACAATTATGGGTGCGGCAGAAGCAGCTTCCGGTCAAATGAATACTGGATCTGTAAATGAAATTTCTGTTAGAACTGAAAAAGGAATTATTATTTTAAAACCAGCAGGAGATAAAGCTATATTCAATGCTTTGACTGAACCAGACGCCCAATTAGGATTAATTCTTTTTGAGATGGAAAGTCGGGCAAGTCAAGTCGATGAAATCCTTAAGGAGATGTAAACATGAAAAAAACCTACATCCCCAAGCTTGACGACTTGCTGGGTGGTGGAATTTTAGATGATGCATCTATCATGTTTTGTGCATATCCTGGAGTAGACTGTGAAGCATTCGGTTATCAAATGCTTAATGGTCGGGTAGAAGAAGGAGATCCTGCATTTATTTTTACAAATGTTTCAGAACCTGAAACAATACAATATGAATTCAATTCCTATGGTTGGGACTTAGAATCTTTTTTAGAAGAAGAAAAAGTTTTTTTTGTAGATGGTAGTTCCAGTTTTTTAGGTTCACAAAGTGATAGTAAATATTCTATTAATGATTATTCTGAAGTAGAGAATGTTATTTTAGCTGCTATAGAAGATGTTGCCGGAGGCATAGGAGTTATAAATAATCTTTCTGTACTTATAGATTATTTAAGTAATGGAAACACGTTAGATTTAATCAAAAAATGGAATGAGAAAGCTAAAGAAACAAAAACAACACTTGTTTATGTTTTTACCGAATGGGACTATGATAAAGATGTGATCAATGCAATTAAAGATTCTATGGATTGTGTTGTAGACTTAAAAACAATAGAAGAAAGAGTAATTATCGGACAAGGATTTATGGTTGCTCATTCCTCATGGTCAAGCCCTGCAGATACTATGGTTCTTTTCTTTATAGTTCAGCCAGGTGGGGTAAAGGTTTATGTTCCTAAAATACTTGTTACGGGACCCTATAACTCCGGAAAATCCAGTTTTGTCAAGGCCATATCTAAAAAATCTGTTTCTGTTGATAGGCAAGCCATGTCTGCATTTCCGACCACAATTGCTATGGATATTGGACACGTGGATTATAAAGGATTTTTGGCAGATGTATTTGGAACACCTGGTCAAGAGAGATTTGACTTGATATTAGGTGTTTTATCTAAAGAAGCCGTTGGTGCATTTATATTAGTTGATTCAACTGCAGAGCAAACCTTTGCACGAGCCAAAGAAATGATTAGGAAGACTCGCTCAGAATCAATCCCCAAAATAATTGTAGCTAATAAACAGGATTTAGATGGTGCACTTTCACCAGATGAAATTAGAGAAAAAATGAAATTAGATAAAAGTATACCTATAATACCCACAGTAATCTCTGAGAAGAAAGGAATAGAAGACGCATTGGATGCACTTCTAAAAATTCTTTATGGAGATTAATCTCAAATTATTCATAATTATTTTA harbors:
- a CDS encoding zinc ABC transporter substrate-binding protein is translated as MEKDFKILFIVVLIILTVSSVLIYFSNYHNFLNNNNNNTSNVSNTKIVVAASVLPQKEFIEKVGGDKVQVIIMVPPGADPHTYEPKASQMEQIANAQMYVQVGSGIDFEITWIDKIKSLNRNMLIINDSKGVNFIPSIEKNTENNSNAEIESDPHVWVSPKNAQIMVENIYQGLVKIDPENKEYYLINKENYLKELRQLDKNITNELFNQKGSKILVYHPSWGYFCQDYGMTQIAIEKEGKDPTPKEMMNIIDLSKKDNITAIFVSPQYNTRSSEVIASEIGAKVVFIDELSPDYVFNMRKIVKAFENG
- a CDS encoding CopG family ribbon-helix-helix protein — protein: MTIISISLNEKLLGELDSLKEDMGFSGRSDVIRAAARMLIDDNRQSKNISGNVNAVIFLIHSQKVEDKVTEVKHNYEDIINTQIHSHLKEGNCLEIFILEGDALRIKDLARKFRNCGKMEHLKVIVF
- a CDS encoding roadblock/LC7 domain-containing protein produces the protein MSKTKKEKLDDVLSAFMQVGQIKACGIVSKEGLLINSRAPPDVDARIFSALCSTIMGAAEAASGQMNTGSVNEISVRTEKGIIILKPAGDKAIFNALTEPDAQLGLILFEMESRASQVDEILKEM
- a CDS encoding metal ABC transporter ATP-binding protein, whose translation is MSSNVVSIKNMSYKIKDNYILEDITLSIKNNDFLAIIGPNGGGKSTLLKIIMGLLKPENGTVSVFNTAPEEARTKIGYLPQITHLESDFPINVFDTVMMGRYNGIFKDYNNKDEKYVMESLKAVKMADFKDKQIGNLSGGEMQRVLIARALSRRPKLLLLDEPTASIDPEMQGLFYELLKKIRKEMAVVLVSHDVGVVSSYVESIACLNGRLFSHGPVETAAKGIKEAYNFKLDLITHETPRRVLKEH
- a CDS encoding ATPase domain-containing protein — translated: MKKTYIPKLDDLLGGGILDDASIMFCAYPGVDCEAFGYQMLNGRVEEGDPAFIFTNVSEPETIQYEFNSYGWDLESFLEEEKVFFVDGSSSFLGSQSDSKYSINDYSEVENVILAAIEDVAGGIGVINNLSVLIDYLSNGNTLDLIKKWNEKAKETKTTLVYVFTEWDYDKDVINAIKDSMDCVVDLKTIEERVIIGQGFMVAHSSWSSPADTMVLFFIVQPGGVKVYVPKILVTGPYNSGKSSFVKAISKKSVSVDRQAMSAFPTTIAMDIGHVDYKGFLADVFGTPGQERFDLILGVLSKEAVGAFILVDSTAEQTFARAKEMIRKTRSESIPKIIVANKQDLDGALSPDEIREKMKLDKSIPIIPTVISEKKGIEDALDALLKILYGD
- the cobM gene encoding precorrin-4 C(11)-methyltransferase, coding for MSGKVIFIGGGPGDPELLTVKAYKVIENAEIIIYAGSLVNKDILSCAREDATIHNSASLNLNEIIDLMESGVLEGKTVARVHTGDPAIYGAIGEQIRELDKKGIEYDIIPGVSSLFATAAALRSELTLPEISQTVIITRPEGRTPKPSKESISSLASHQATMCIFLGVHMIKNVVEDLLSHYPLDTPVGVVQKASWPEEIVVRGTLENISKKVVDAGIKKTAMIVVGPVLDPGDFKASKLYDATFKHEYRDSE
- a CDS encoding DUF166 family protein; protein product: MKIVILSSGEYGSRIVNTIASKGFAQYIVGIYEFSDDLPEFLDDVSTYIPENLPEAELLISVGLFGDINLVIPEIISQTGIKSVIVPIHDPKQIPAGLQNEIELMVKNINSEVKIIFPKPFCALIPNGDEFIDRFAELFGKPKLEIDADSRINGIIVIRGAPCGSTWHIAEKLLGLPIEDAEFESGNKFHNYPCLASMNTDPMVGDTIMHLAGYKTKESVKRALGFTLKSAVVDNEVCLGGEDCDYLCRAACPNVRAGDETVFVDNNGKAEIDPASCGVCEICIKECPYGVIEIYEEKINIKPDSTKQNSKI
- a CDS encoding TIGR00304 family protein; amino-acid sequence: MINGSTLVNIGFFVVVAGILLIFLGSMIQSTSSENTKESSNSEIKTGGVILIGPIPIIFGNDKNMLVTSVILGVILMLVAYFLFYRY